In Pelodiscus sinensis isolate JC-2024 chromosome 2, ASM4963464v1, whole genome shotgun sequence, the following proteins share a genomic window:
- the LOC142827425 gene encoding uncharacterized protein LOC142827425 codes for MSQPSEGSQPSTAPHDQPGGSREPARGRKRRAPAWSSAEIVDLIEVWGEASNVHDLRTSHRNAAVYGRMAASLAARGHQRSREQVRCKIKDLRQSYSRACLPGADPEACPHFHALDRILGPHAVPAPRDVIDPGAEGPLLDTEEEEEGSESQEPAASLPRTRDPRGTPQSRSPASSEAGEASTSAAPGTAGRTTPPAAAARARASRTARNQEDYQRRHLRFLDRQLRLQDHWVQEDLRLRQRSLEALEEQGRALRGHLQSLLDRFPFPPPPAPPLAPPLAPPAPPLAPPLAPPAPPAPPASAPASSTPPVLSAPPSTTIPHRRPRTRSVARRERHPDSHP; via the exons atgagccagccatccgagggctcccagccctccactgctccccacgaccagcctggcggctcccgggagcctgcccgggggcgcaaaaggcgggcgcccgcctggtcaagtgcggagatcgtggacctcatcgaggtttggggggaagcctcaaatgtccacgatctccgcactagccaccggaacgcggccgtctatggacgcatggctgccagcctggccgccaggggccaccagcgcagccgggagcaggtgcgctgcaagattaaagacttgcggcagtcctactcccgggcctgcctgccaggggctgacccggaggcctgcccccacttccatgccctggaccgcatcctggggcctcatgccgtccctgccccccgggacgtgattgaccccggggcagagggaccgctcctggacaccgaggaggaggaagagggctctgagagccaggagcctgccgccagccttcccaggacccgggacccccgaggcaccccacagagccgctcgcctgcatcatcagaggccggggaggcgtccacct ctgcagcaccggggactgcagggcgcaccaccccgcctgcagcagccgcccgcgcccgggcaagcaggacagccaggaaccaggaggactaccagaggcggcatctccggttcctggaccgacagctccgtctccaggaccactgggtccaggaggacctcaggctgcgccagaggagtctggaggccctggaggagcagggccgtgccctgcgaggccacctccagagcctgctagaccgcttcccatttcctcctccccctgctccccctcttgctccccctcttgctccccctgctccccctcttgctccccctcttgctccccctgctcctcctgctcctcctgcttccgctcctgcttcctccacaccccctgtcctctctgcccccccctccacaaccattccccaccgacgcccccggacccgcagtgtggcgagacgggagaggcacccagactcccacccctga